The proteins below come from a single Gimesia alba genomic window:
- the rplT gene encoding 50S ribosomal protein L20 codes for MRVRKGSARRRAKKRLFKEVRGNVGGRSKLLRTAKETLVRSRVYAYRDRRVRKREFRALWVTRITAACRERGTNYSQFINGLTKAGITLNRKSLSELAISQPQVFDEIVKAAQAALAA; via the coding sequence ATGAGAGTTCGAAAAGGTTCAGCTCGACGTCGAGCAAAGAAAAGACTGTTTAAAGAAGTACGTGGGAATGTTGGCGGTCGCAGTAAGCTGTTGCGAACCGCAAAAGAGACCCTGGTTCGTTCACGGGTTTATGCCTATCGTGACCGTCGCGTACGCAAACGCGAATTCCGGGCATTATGGGTGACTCGCATCACCGCCGCCTGTCGTGAACGGGGTACGAATTACTCTCAATTCATTAATGGTCTGACAAAAGCAGGAATCACGCTGAATCGTAAGTCTCTAAGTGAGCTGGCGATTTCTCAGCCTCAGGTCTTTGATGAGATCGTGAAAGCGGCTCAAGCTGCATTAGCGGCATAG
- a CDS encoding PQQ-like beta-propeller repeat protein — protein MPRLLFARVFTPALRTILGICLCLSALTALQAENWPRFRGIDGSGISTEKGFPQKWTAKDYAWQKELPGLGHSSPSVWGDNLFVTSALGEGETRYLFCIDPKTGQEKWRRETKLKKSHKHRKGSWASSTPATDGEHVYVEFADEESYLLIAYDLKGNQIWERDLGSFTSQHGHGSSPMIYKDLVIATNDQQGPSSVTAFNKLTGKTVWQADRAVRRTSYATPIIINHPNTGPQLICVSGATGISSLDPETGKVNWTTGEFPMRTVSSPVYGEGLIFATCGGGGRGKLLYGVDPTGSGNIKETHIKYQRSTKLPYVPTPVVYEGHLYLWGDSGVVSCVDLATQKNVWTERVDGGYSSSPVCINGILYCIDENGQVAMIDASPKFKSYGKVKLSDPSHATVVVANGQMFLRTFKNLYCLNAQK, from the coding sequence ATGCCTAGATTACTTTTCGCCCGCGTTTTCACTCCTGCCCTGCGGACTATCCTTGGTATTTGTCTCTGCTTATCAGCCCTGACAGCCTTACAGGCCGAGAACTGGCCTCGCTTCCGCGGGATTGATGGTTCCGGAATTTCCACCGAAAAAGGATTCCCTCAAAAATGGACCGCAAAAGATTATGCCTGGCAAAAAGAACTTCCCGGTTTAGGCCATTCCTCGCCCTCAGTCTGGGGTGACAATCTGTTTGTAACGTCTGCCCTCGGCGAAGGAGAAACCCGCTATCTGTTTTGTATCGACCCCAAAACCGGTCAGGAAAAGTGGCGACGCGAAACGAAATTGAAAAAAAGCCACAAACACCGAAAAGGGAGTTGGGCCTCCAGTACTCCGGCCACAGATGGTGAACACGTTTATGTGGAATTTGCAGACGAAGAATCCTATTTATTGATTGCCTACGATCTCAAAGGCAATCAAATCTGGGAACGTGACCTGGGATCATTCACCAGCCAGCACGGCCACGGCAGTTCTCCTATGATCTATAAAGATCTGGTGATCGCCACCAATGACCAGCAGGGGCCGAGCTCAGTGACTGCCTTTAACAAGCTCACCGGTAAAACCGTCTGGCAGGCAGACCGGGCTGTCCGCAGGACTTCCTATGCAACCCCCATCATTATCAATCACCCCAACACCGGCCCCCAATTGATTTGCGTCAGCGGAGCAACCGGCATTAGCAGTCTCGACCCGGAAACAGGGAAGGTCAACTGGACTACGGGAGAGTTTCCCATGCGAACCGTATCTTCTCCTGTCTATGGTGAAGGCCTGATTTTTGCGACCTGCGGCGGGGGCGGCAGAGGAAAACTACTCTACGGTGTCGATCCCACCGGTTCGGGAAATATCAAAGAGACCCACATCAAATACCAACGCTCTACAAAACTGCCTTATGTTCCCACACCGGTTGTCTATGAAGGGCATCTTTACCTTTGGGGCGATAGCGGCGTGGTCAGCTGTGTCGATCTGGCGACTCAGAAAAATGTCTGGACCGAACGCGTTGATGGTGGCTATAGCAGTTCTCCCGTCTGCATCAACGGCATCCTGTACTGCATCGATGAAAATGGCCAGGTCGCCATGATTGATGCTTCTCCTAAATTCAAATCATACGGGAAGGTCAAGCTGAGTGATCCCAGCCACGCCACCGTGGTTGTGGCGAACGGCCAGATGTTCCTGAGAACCTTTAAAAACCTGTACTGTCTGAATGCCCAGAAGTAA
- a CDS encoding sigma 54-interacting transcriptional regulator, translating to MHNSDQQNQNGAASVAYLIIQELDERGKVYRLVDRQVTTIGRAPTNRIVLDDEVCSRNHCEIFYSDFTWVIRDLGSRNGTLVQGLAITQDHELQEGDVIEVGDTQAIFTFDIARFSSRLTSAGSIEELESETIGVGQQSSWEELNVPEIIQRKKHTRFHTPPPSSQLDRDRTSRELGRLYRLALDMGNVQSELELSQIVLNGLFEGTSADIGAILYFYPARQEPRKPENLKVIAFQSVDEMPYQKPSDFLSQMVFDEGDAILAHNISEDSKLSTRDSLGKIHAQSVICAPLRNKQGVTGLIHLYSTNPDNPLDSDDLEFTLALADQLAVSFQNLAERKKLSDGLARMEGENKALREQLELESELVGKSPSMIAMKEQILRIAPTDASVLIRGESGVGKELVARAIHFNSQRKKQPFVCMNCAALSEGLLESELFGHEKGAFTGATSQKPGKFEQAHRGTLFLDEVGEMSLGVQAKFLRVLEGHSFERVGGSVSIDVDVRVVAATNRDMEKAVAKGTFRQDLYFRLHVVEISVDPLRVRVDDILLLANYFLNRFVVKTGRPIRGFTQEAQDLLESYHWPGNVRELQNTIERAFILCTGDIVDASDIQLSAVGMESDPQCVLPAAQTGFREVALEVVEQEHILAVLNNTNWNKSKSAQILGIERSTLDRKLKRYGINRP from the coding sequence ATGCATAATTCTGATCAACAAAATCAAAATGGCGCAGCTTCGGTTGCTTACCTGATCATTCAGGAACTGGATGAGCGAGGGAAGGTCTATCGACTGGTCGATCGCCAGGTGACGACGATTGGCCGGGCACCCACGAACCGGATTGTTCTGGATGACGAGGTTTGCAGCCGCAATCACTGTGAGATTTTTTACAGCGATTTTACCTGGGTCATTCGCGATCTGGGGAGCCGTAATGGTACGTTGGTACAAGGACTTGCGATTACTCAGGATCATGAACTTCAGGAAGGGGACGTGATCGAGGTAGGGGATACTCAGGCGATCTTCACATTTGATATCGCTCGTTTTTCATCTCGGCTGACCTCTGCCGGTTCGATTGAAGAGCTGGAAAGCGAAACGATCGGAGTCGGCCAGCAGTCCAGTTGGGAAGAGCTGAACGTTCCAGAAATTATTCAGCGCAAGAAGCACACCCGCTTTCATACACCACCTCCCTCATCTCAACTTGACCGGGATCGTACCAGCCGTGAATTGGGACGACTCTACCGTCTGGCGTTGGATATGGGGAATGTCCAGTCTGAGCTGGAACTCTCTCAGATTGTATTGAATGGTCTATTTGAGGGGACGAGCGCAGATATCGGGGCGATTTTATACTTTTATCCCGCACGCCAGGAACCTCGCAAACCGGAAAATTTGAAGGTGATTGCGTTTCAGTCTGTGGATGAAATGCCCTATCAGAAACCGTCTGACTTTCTGTCTCAGATGGTGTTTGATGAGGGGGATGCCATTCTGGCGCACAATATCTCCGAGGACAGCAAACTTTCTACCCGGGACAGTCTGGGGAAGATCCATGCCCAGAGTGTGATCTGTGCCCCGCTGCGTAACAAGCAGGGGGTCACCGGGCTGATTCATCTCTATTCGACGAATCCAGACAATCCCCTGGATTCCGATGACTTGGAGTTCACTCTGGCTCTGGCAGATCAGCTGGCTGTTTCATTTCAAAATCTGGCGGAGAGAAAGAAGCTGTCTGATGGTCTGGCCCGGATGGAAGGCGAGAACAAGGCCTTGCGGGAACAGCTGGAACTGGAGAGTGAGCTGGTCGGTAAGAGCCCCAGTATGATTGCGATGAAGGAGCAGATCCTGCGGATTGCCCCGACCGATGCGAGTGTCTTGATTCGTGGCGAAAGTGGAGTGGGCAAGGAGCTGGTGGCTCGAGCGATTCACTTTAACAGTCAGCGTAAAAAACAACCCTTCGTCTGTATGAACTGCGCGGCACTGAGTGAAGGGTTGCTGGAAAGCGAACTGTTCGGCCATGAGAAGGGCGCGTTCACAGGGGCGACCAGCCAGAAGCCCGGTAAATTCGAGCAGGCGCATCGGGGAACCCTGTTTCTGGATGAAGTCGGCGAGATGTCTCTGGGAGTTCAGGCGAAGTTTTTACGCGTTCTGGAAGGGCACTCTTTTGAGCGTGTGGGGGGAAGTGTTTCGATTGATGTCGATGTTCGGGTTGTGGCTGCTACAAATCGTGACATGGAAAAGGCAGTGGCAAAAGGGACGTTTCGACAGGATCTGTATTTTCGGCTGCATGTAGTTGAGATCAGTGTAGATCCGTTACGTGTTCGGGTGGATGATATCCTGTTGCTGGCCAACTATTTTCTGAATCGATTTGTTGTTAAAACCGGCAGACCCATTCGCGGTTTCACTCAAGAAGCACAAGACCTGCTGGAATCGTATCATTGGCCCGGTAATGTTCGAGAGTTACAGAACACGATCGAACGGGCTTTTATTCTATGCACGGGCGATATCGTTGACGCATCCGATATTCAGCTTTCCGCGGTAGGAATGGAAAGCGATCCTCAATGTGTCTTGCCAGCGGCACAGACAGGGTTCCGGGAGGTTGCGCTCGAAGTGGTCGAGCAAGAACACATTCTAGCCGTGTTGAATAACACCAACTGGAACAAATCAAAGTCTGCTCAGATCCTGGGGATTGAGCGTTCAACTCTGGATCGCAAACTGAAACGCTATGGAATCAACCGTCCTTGA
- a CDS encoding DUF1559 domain-containing protein: MMNQRKRGFTLIELLVVIAIIAILIALLLPAVQQAREAARRSTCKNNLKQIGIALHNYLDTHSTFPPGITRAPQHPYAGVSGWNTGKVLWSAFILPFMDQGPLYNKIDFSMPDPGRHANNADVRNVELPGYRCPSDPGGKGTTGSSSGPSNYTGCVGNSPLGSVSGGGSSYKNNGTSVFFTDSKTKIRDITDGTSNTMMVSELLVGSEYINYGNVSTGGILDDCSAPGSTGKLRGQSWFYGDASIRWAYLTVFPPNTEAACRTYQEYANASPASEHVGGVHILLCDGAVRFVSDNIHLKTWQDLGHKSDDNVLGEF, encoded by the coding sequence ATGATGAACCAACGAAAACGGGGTTTTACCCTGATTGAATTACTGGTGGTGATCGCCATCATTGCCATTTTGATTGCGTTGTTGTTACCTGCTGTGCAACAGGCTCGCGAAGCAGCCCGTCGCAGTACCTGTAAAAATAATCTAAAACAGATCGGGATTGCTTTACATAACTATCTCGATACCCATTCCACATTCCCTCCCGGAATTACGAGAGCACCCCAGCACCCCTATGCCGGAGTAAGTGGCTGGAATACGGGGAAAGTTTTATGGTCTGCATTCATCCTGCCTTTTATGGATCAGGGACCGCTTTACAACAAGATTGATTTTTCGATGCCTGACCCGGGGAGGCACGCGAATAATGCAGATGTGCGGAACGTTGAATTGCCCGGTTATCGTTGTCCCAGCGATCCGGGTGGGAAGGGAACAACAGGCTCTTCCAGTGGCCCCAGTAATTATACGGGGTGCGTCGGCAACAGCCCGCTTGGTTCTGTTTCAGGTGGGGGCAGTTCCTATAAAAACAATGGGACCTCGGTCTTTTTTACTGACAGCAAAACAAAAATCCGTGATATTACCGATGGAACTTCGAATACGATGATGGTTTCCGAGTTATTGGTTGGTTCGGAATATATCAACTACGGGAATGTCAGCACGGGGGGGATTCTCGATGATTGCAGCGCGCCAGGTAGTACTGGAAAACTGAGAGGTCAATCCTGGTTTTATGGCGATGCTTCAATTCGCTGGGCTTATTTGACGGTGTTCCCTCCGAATACGGAAGCAGCGTGCCGGACCTATCAGGAATACGCCAATGCCTCCCCCGCGAGTGAGCATGTCGGTGGAGTGCATATTCTGCTCTGCGATGGGGCGGTTCGATTTGTCTCTGACAATATCCATCTGAAAACATGGCAGGACCTGGGACATAAATCAGACGACAATGTTCTGGGAGAATTCTGA
- a CDS encoding alpha/beta hydrolase, which produces MQRTRVFLVWLLALGLWQSVFATEQVKPERVKLAREFVEQMGQGEFEKVVQRFDRVMTKALPSDNLQAIWNGLVTQYGSFQEIKETRTEDLKKYKIVFVTCQFERGKLDAKVVFTEQNEITGLFFVPTGAYRTPGYVDRKAFEEVEVTVGKGLWAVPGTLSLPQGDKRVPAVVLVHGSGPNDRDETIGPNKPFRDLAHGLATRGIAVLRYEKRTKHHRLKMALISGGLTVKEESIDDAVAAVDTLAEQPRIDADRIFVLGHSLGGNLLPRIGGASDKIAGFISFAGSVRPLEDLVLDQVNYLLSLDGTITPEEQKSIETIKKQVEQVKSSALSEEVATSELPLGISATYWLDLRGYQPANRAKTLEKPFLILQGERDYQVTMVDFELWKQALGSRDDVKLISYPRLNHLFMAGEGKSTPSEYITPGNVEKRVVIDIAKWIKAQK; this is translated from the coding sequence ATGCAACGAACCAGAGTCTTTCTCGTTTGGTTGTTGGCTCTAGGGCTCTGGCAGTCTGTGTTCGCGACTGAGCAGGTAAAACCTGAACGCGTGAAATTGGCGCGGGAATTTGTCGAGCAGATGGGGCAAGGCGAGTTTGAGAAAGTGGTCCAGCGATTTGATCGTGTAATGACCAAGGCGCTTCCCTCTGACAATTTGCAGGCGATCTGGAATGGTCTCGTCACCCAGTATGGCAGCTTTCAAGAGATCAAAGAGACGCGGACCGAGGATCTGAAGAAATATAAAATTGTGTTTGTCACCTGTCAGTTCGAGCGAGGGAAGCTCGATGCGAAGGTAGTATTCACAGAGCAGAATGAAATCACAGGCTTGTTTTTCGTGCCAACCGGCGCCTATCGCACTCCCGGTTATGTCGATCGGAAGGCGTTTGAGGAAGTCGAAGTGACTGTTGGCAAAGGGCTCTGGGCGGTACCAGGCACGCTTTCTCTGCCCCAAGGTGATAAGCGGGTCCCAGCGGTTGTGCTGGTGCATGGATCAGGTCCGAATGATCGGGATGAAACGATCGGCCCCAATAAACCTTTTCGAGATCTGGCGCACGGGCTCGCTACCCGTGGCATCGCCGTTCTGAGGTATGAGAAGCGGACCAAACATCATCGGCTCAAAATGGCGTTGATTTCAGGTGGGTTGACCGTCAAGGAAGAGTCAATCGATGACGCTGTCGCTGCCGTGGATACACTGGCGGAGCAGCCGCGGATCGATGCAGATCGTATTTTTGTGCTGGGGCACAGTCTGGGAGGGAATCTGCTGCCGCGGATCGGGGGCGCCTCTGATAAGATCGCCGGTTTTATCAGCTTTGCCGGCTCGGTACGCCCTCTGGAAGATCTTGTGCTGGATCAGGTAAACTATTTGCTTTCTCTGGACGGAACGATCACCCCGGAAGAGCAGAAGAGCATAGAGACCATCAAAAAACAGGTGGAACAGGTGAAATCGTCGGCACTGTCAGAAGAAGTGGCGACATCAGAACTGCCCTTAGGGATTTCGGCAACATACTGGCTTGATCTGAGAGGATATCAGCCCGCGAACAGAGCCAAGACGCTGGAGAAGCCCTTTCTGATCCTGCAGGGGGAGCGAGATTATCAGGTGACCATGGTTGATTTTGAACTGTGGAAACAGGCTTTGGGGAGCCGCGATGATGTGAAGTTGATTTCCTATCCCCGGCTGAATCACCTTTTCATGGCGGGGGAGGGAAAAAGTACTCCCAGTGAATATATCACTCCTGGTAATGTGGAGAAGCGAGTCGTCATCGATATCGCCAAATGGATCAAAGCCCAGAAATAA
- the greA gene encoding transcription elongation factor GreA, translating to MMDRHPITQEGYDKLREEIRYLESEKMPEIAQAIADARAEGDLKENTEYHAQREAQGMTQAKINQLKTKLANCYIADKSTMPKGVVTFGTTVTVKDLSDGLEEKYEFVGPGEEDYTGEIMKILTSSPLAEGLLNKKVGDQVEVNVPSGMLKLEIIKIDD from the coding sequence ATCATGGACCGTCATCCAATCACTCAAGAAGGATACGATAAACTGCGCGAAGAAATTCGTTACCTCGAAAGCGAAAAGATGCCAGAGATCGCTCAGGCCATCGCTGATGCACGCGCCGAGGGTGACTTAAAGGAAAACACCGAATACCACGCCCAGCGCGAAGCACAGGGGATGACACAAGCGAAAATCAACCAGCTCAAAACAAAGCTGGCAAATTGCTATATCGCCGATAAATCCACCATGCCGAAAGGTGTAGTCACCTTCGGAACAACCGTGACTGTGAAAGACCTGAGTGACGGCCTGGAAGAGAAATACGAATTTGTCGGCCCCGGTGAAGAGGATTATACAGGCGAAATCATGAAAATCCTGACCTCAAGCCCACTGGCGGAAGGCCTGCTGAACAAAAAAGTAGGGGATCAGGTAGAAGTCAATGTCCCTTCAGGTATGCTCAAATTAGAAATCATCAAAATCGACGACTGA
- a CDS encoding Gfo/Idh/MocA family protein produces MTKPVRVGLIGYGFMGRTHSNAYRQVGKFFDIEHTPVLQACCARSEDKIKDFADNWGWESYETDWRKLIERDDIDLIDITTPNNSHHDIAIAAAEAGKMVLCEKPLAMNTAEAVAMTDAIEKAGVANMVWFNYRRVPAISLAKQLVDEKRIGRPFHYRAQYLQDWTIAEDVPQGGATLWRLDAKVAGSGVTGDLLAHSIDSAIWLNGPITSVSAATETFVKERVHQETGEKTKVEIDDACMFLARFANGSMGTFESSRYARGRKNFNTFELNGEDGSVFFDLEDPQILQYFEYANPTTGQKVEDHVTGWRRIHVTNFEHPYMDHWWVPGCTIGYEHTFTNALADFFQGLDSGKPTQPDFRAALETQKVCDAVLQSAKDKQWVEIA; encoded by the coding sequence ATGACCAAGCCAGTACGCGTCGGTCTGATCGGCTACGGATTCATGGGACGAACCCACTCTAATGCTTATAGACAAGTCGGCAAATTTTTTGATATCGAACACACACCTGTTCTGCAGGCCTGTTGTGCCCGTAGCGAAGATAAAATCAAAGACTTCGCAGATAACTGGGGCTGGGAATCCTATGAAACCGATTGGCGCAAGCTGATCGAACGGGATGACATCGACCTGATCGATATCACCACCCCCAACAACTCACACCACGATATCGCCATCGCTGCTGCGGAAGCAGGCAAAATGGTTCTCTGTGAAAAACCACTTGCCATGAATACGGCAGAAGCCGTCGCCATGACCGATGCCATCGAAAAAGCAGGTGTGGCAAACATGGTCTGGTTTAACTACCGTCGCGTTCCCGCCATTTCTCTGGCCAAGCAACTGGTCGATGAAAAACGGATCGGTCGTCCCTTCCACTACAGGGCTCAGTACCTGCAGGACTGGACGATCGCGGAAGACGTTCCCCAGGGTGGTGCGACCCTCTGGAGACTGGACGCCAAAGTCGCCGGTAGCGGCGTGACCGGCGATCTGCTGGCCCACTCGATTGATTCTGCGATCTGGCTCAATGGGCCAATCACTTCGGTTTCTGCAGCAACAGAGACGTTTGTCAAAGAACGCGTTCACCAGGAAACCGGCGAAAAGACCAAAGTGGAAATCGATGACGCCTGCATGTTCTTAGCCCGGTTTGCGAATGGCTCCATGGGAACCTTTGAAAGCTCACGCTATGCCCGCGGACGTAAGAACTTCAATACCTTCGAATTGAACGGCGAAGACGGCTCTGTCTTCTTCGACCTGGAAGATCCACAGATTCTGCAGTATTTTGAATATGCGAATCCTACCACAGGGCAGAAAGTCGAAGATCATGTCACCGGTTGGCGCCGGATTCATGTCACGAACTTTGAGCATCCCTACATGGATCACTGGTGGGTTCCGGGCTGTACGATCGGCTATGAGCACACCTTTACGAATGCTCTGGCTGACTTCTTCCAGGGACTGGATTCAGGCAAGCCAACTCAACCTGACTTCAGAGCGGCACTTGAGACTCAGAAAGTCTGCGACGCCGTTCTGCAAAGTGCGAAAGACAAGCAATGGGTCGAAATTGCATAG
- a CDS encoding sugar phosphate isomerase/epimerase family protein → MSDHTANPLPKLHNAAWPGVVGKGPDSEPPIDLDTMLDLTAAAEVDGIKFDGTDLFLFDPHVSIDSSDDDLKQLAEKVQSRNLVIGSVVAPVWPPTGGGSAMGSDEERGQFLEQVRKGCGIAKKLRELGVRPYGVVRIDSAAGPGEWIEDPEGNQAKIADTFKQAADIAADHGERLAAEGEICWGGMHSWKRMVQLLELVDRPDVLGFQADMSHTLLYLMGYNAPEDRLLPEDFDWNDEATFDAAYKTLTDALRPWTIDFHVAQNDGTVHGTGSHDKTGRHCLPKDPNGKLDIVKRAGYWLRDENGNPTKKFQHICWDGCMFSNEVMMNPQTWNDILEAMINVRDAHGWS, encoded by the coding sequence ATGAGTGATCACACAGCTAACCCCCTCCCCAAGCTTCATAACGCAGCCTGGCCGGGCGTCGTTGGAAAAGGCCCCGACTCAGAACCACCAATTGACCTGGATACCATGCTCGACCTGACCGCTGCCGCCGAAGTGGATGGCATCAAGTTCGACGGAACTGATCTGTTCCTGTTTGACCCGCACGTCAGCATTGATTCCAGCGATGATGACCTGAAGCAACTTGCCGAAAAAGTGCAGTCCCGCAATCTGGTCATCGGCTCGGTCGTCGCTCCGGTCTGGCCTCCCACCGGTGGTGGCTCCGCCATGGGTAGCGACGAAGAACGTGGCCAGTTCCTGGAACAGGTTCGCAAAGGATGCGGCATTGCTAAAAAACTACGTGAGCTTGGCGTTCGGCCTTACGGCGTCGTTCGTATCGACTCTGCCGCCGGCCCCGGTGAATGGATCGAAGATCCGGAAGGCAATCAGGCCAAAATCGCAGACACCTTCAAACAAGCCGCCGATATCGCCGCCGATCATGGCGAGCGTCTGGCAGCAGAAGGGGAAATCTGCTGGGGTGGCATGCATAGCTGGAAACGCATGGTTCAACTCCTGGAACTGGTCGATCGCCCCGATGTACTCGGCTTTCAGGCTGACATGTCGCATACTCTGCTCTACCTGATGGGTTACAACGCCCCCGAGGATCGTCTCCTTCCGGAAGACTTCGACTGGAACGATGAAGCCACTTTTGATGCCGCCTATAAAACCCTGACCGATGCCCTGCGTCCCTGGACGATCGATTTCCATGTGGCTCAGAACGACGGCACCGTTCACGGCACCGGATCGCATGACAAAACAGGTAGACACTGCCTGCCCAAAGACCCTAACGGCAAGCTTGATATCGTTAAACGGGCCGGTTACTGGTTACGTGACGAAAACGGCAACCCCACGAAGAAGTTTCAGCACATCTGCTGGGATGGTTGCATGTTTTCCAATGAAGTCATGATGAACCCCCAGACCTGGAACGACATCCTGGAAGCAATGATTAACGTCAGAGACGCTCACGGCTGGTCGTAA
- a CDS encoding cupin domain-containing protein, translating into MSNVAKLAADALTEGGGILRLSPTWVPRSFLQPGRRLKLHPNDYYALGTHRGGIDERWFGSTTVATNEGAPDDEGLSYCVFGGEKFTLRDAIAELGAEVIGDSIWGKYNRWPVYSKFFDNMGPIPHHMHQNAEQAALVGQEGKPESYYFPPQMNAIGNNFPYTFMGLEPGTTKQDVIDCLDRWNDGDNGILDLSKAYRLKPGTGWLIPPCVLHAPGSLVTYEPQWGSDVFGMYQSMVEGRAVPRSLLTKDFPENKHDDNAYLVDALDWEANVDPNFKANNYLEPISIGDTAADGYVDRWIVYGKVKGEQLFTAKELTVDPGCKVTIKDSGAYSWITVQGEGTIGKLRLQTPAMIRFREMTEDEVFVTEKTAQEGVTIENTGSEPLVSLRYFGPDACPSAPNIGEYQK; encoded by the coding sequence ATGTCTAACGTTGCCAAGCTAGCCGCCGATGCGCTGACTGAAGGTGGTGGAATTTTACGCTTGTCCCCAACATGGGTCCCCCGCTCGTTTCTTCAACCCGGTCGTCGTTTGAAACTGCATCCTAATGACTACTACGCCTTGGGAACCCATCGGGGCGGTATCGATGAGCGCTGGTTTGGCTCCACAACCGTCGCCACCAACGAAGGCGCACCAGATGATGAAGGTTTGAGCTACTGTGTCTTCGGCGGTGAAAAGTTCACTCTGCGAGATGCCATCGCTGAACTGGGTGCCGAAGTCATTGGCGATTCGATCTGGGGCAAATACAATCGCTGGCCCGTTTACTCCAAGTTCTTTGACAATATGGGACCGATTCCTCACCACATGCACCAGAATGCCGAACAGGCTGCACTGGTTGGCCAGGAAGGAAAACCCGAATCGTATTACTTCCCTCCCCAGATGAATGCCATCGGAAACAACTTCCCCTACACCTTCATGGGGCTGGAACCAGGCACCACCAAACAGGATGTCATCGACTGCCTGGATCGCTGGAATGACGGGGATAACGGAATTCTCGATCTCTCTAAAGCGTATCGCCTCAAACCGGGTACCGGCTGGTTGATTCCTCCCTGCGTCCTGCACGCTCCCGGAAGTCTCGTTACCTACGAACCACAGTGGGGCAGTGACGTCTTCGGCATGTATCAATCGATGGTCGAAGGCCGGGCCGTACCACGCTCGCTGTTGACCAAAGACTTCCCTGAAAACAAACACGACGACAACGCCTATCTCGTCGATGCCCTCGACTGGGAAGCTAACGTCGATCCCAATTTCAAAGCCAACAATTACCTCGAGCCTATTTCGATCGGCGATACCGCAGCCGACGGCTATGTTGACCGCTGGATTGTTTACGGCAAAGTCAAAGGCGAGCAGTTATTCACCGCGAAGGAATTGACCGTCGACCCGGGATGCAAAGTCACCATCAAAGACTCCGGCGCATACAGCTGGATCACAGTCCAGGGTGAAGGCACAATCGGGAAACTGAGACTGCAGACACCTGCCATGATCCGCTTCAGAGAAATGACAGAAGACGAAGTCTTCGTGACAGAGAAAACCGCTCAGGAAGGCGTTACGATTGAAAACACGGGCAGTGAACCATTGGTTTCACTCCGTTACTTCGGCCCTGATGCCTGCCCCAGTGCTCCCAATATCGGTGAATACCAAAAATAA